The DNA region AACTATCTGAAGGAGGTGAAGGGATGAAAATTGCGGTGATAGGAGGCGGAAGCAGTTATACCCCAGAACTGGTGAAAGGGTTGCTGGACATCTCCGGTGACGTTCAGATCGACGAAGTGATCTTCTACGACATCAACGAAGAAAAGCAGAAGATCGTGGTTGATTTCGTGAAAAGGCTTGTAAAAGACAGGTTCAGGGTGCTGATCAGCGGTACTTTTGGAGACGCGGTAAAGGACGCAAAATATGTGATCTTCCAGTTCAGACCCGGAGGATTGAAAGGAAGGGAAAAGGACGAGAGTATTCCGCTGAAGTACGGTCTCATCGGACAGGAAACAACGGGGGTGGGGGGATTCTCGGCAGCCCTGAGGGCCTTTCCCATTGTAGAAGAATACGTCGAGATCGTGGAAAAAGTTTCAAGCGCGACCATAATAAACTTCACCAACCCTTCCGGGCACATCACCGAGTTCGCCAAGAATTATCTTGGTTATGAAAGGTTCATCGGACTCTGTAACGTTCCCATAAACTTCGTTCGT from Thermotoga sp. includes:
- a CDS encoding 6-phospho-beta-glucosidase (catalyzes hydrolysis of cellobiose 6'-phosphate into glucose 6-phosphate and glucose) translates to MKIAVIGGGSSYTPELVKGLLDISGDVQIDEVIFYDINEEKQKIVVDFVKRLVKDRFRVLISGTFGDAVKDAKYVIFQFRPGGLKGREKDESIPLKYGLIGQETTGVGGFSAALRAFPIVEEYVEIVEKVSSATIINFTNPSGHITEFAKNYLGYERFIGLCNVPINFVREIAEMFSVGLEDVFLKYYGLNHLSFVEKVFVKGKDVTEEVFKKLKLRLSNVPDEDFPEWFYDSVKLLVNPYLRYYLMEEKMFKKITSHELRSREVMKIEEELLKKYTTATEIPEELSKRGGSMYSTAAAHLI